Proteins from one Natrinema versiforme genomic window:
- a CDS encoding helicase-related protein has product MTDSTPPAAPDDRDEEPDWSDYSDVLDNKEFDVGDRVNALAPRAHTVKIAVGYFYLGGFELLKENLKDADHIQLIIGTHTSDRTIEELQRGFSDSLDEYDKDEAEAGVKRLYEFIQLGKVDVKVYNESRFHPKLYLFRNPPDAIDLGRAVIGSSNLSASGLHGNVELNVEKKDNATIRYLDTWYDELWEQAEAFDTDHMAEEIEVSQFGDVVGDDDDTGPEPPEVEGPPVADVETISPYEATKRFIVEQFEYEVSDGTFLEEIRGEYEEQLTAFQEDAFHAARRPLDKYNGVILADSVGLGKSYIGAPLVQEYTTSLDEVLIIAPNRLRSMWMDDLLDEQDGEFPTNAEKMFLSFTGLSRLNEQEIQRLQNVDLVLIDEAHNMRNTGTQRYAKLQSIGRRGKKFVMLTATPIQNSVRDVENVVKIFADDDDFDLELHGRTPSDVFRDYDKLSSEEELSAHERSQLDQLEESIESILREVVISRDRRYILDQYDNITIGGEQIKVPDRVPRLVTPDDPRLDELYAEIIETILGPEDDGDGGLNIPYVSADRYDADGDEEEELIVEYQNASVLMLINLLKRLESSFAAFEDSIDRLIQRERITQQIARGELTDAHTREQAVDQIRATFSDDFAKDINFDEITDAIDRVSESKRQQIIEDIDEDLTALTELREKAQTVLQTETGSGGLRDAKVDRLQSILQRELESEKVLIFSQYVPTVHHIFEELTGENPDSTQIATVDGRTVAYVHGGGHFDERLVERFAPHAQDANVTPDEEVDILISTDVLGVGQNLQDSRVLVNYDLHWNPMKMEQRIGRIDRITTQHDELLIYNFVPTGNLKDQLGLMERIQEKIQAIARTFGHAAPILDTAEEQVHKTIMTYERLDEAGANFGDDRLEGIGSKYDDLRKTARAFCNEHGIDITDLQETLDAVQHRNEPQFFVVPETNETGIVTLVLIAYNSGREEWQTTIFDEDNLQRDKVAGQMIFAEFPRRTTDEIEIFTTIASADPTRYNLSEDAYDVLTSFAEDLSSPSTWEDDILQREAAESRTITRVKKLCQSVLNTDRELGVEDEAAEIIEMISEHEMSDWAEQQIETIHRRRRRYGRVGTIERLHHKLTSEIELVEPERITDVDVALTGKMGMDNPDNDIDHS; this is encoded by the coding sequence ATGACGGATTCCACGCCACCCGCCGCACCTGACGACCGCGATGAGGAACCGGACTGGTCAGACTACTCTGACGTTCTCGACAACAAGGAGTTCGACGTCGGTGATCGCGTGAACGCCCTTGCACCGCGCGCTCATACCGTGAAAATCGCGGTCGGGTATTTCTACCTCGGCGGATTCGAACTATTGAAAGAGAACCTCAAAGACGCTGATCATATCCAACTCATCATCGGGACGCACACGTCCGACCGGACGATCGAAGAACTCCAACGCGGATTCAGCGATAGCCTCGATGAGTACGACAAGGACGAAGCAGAGGCCGGTGTGAAGCGGCTGTACGAATTCATTCAACTCGGGAAGGTAGACGTGAAGGTCTACAACGAATCCCGCTTCCACCCTAAACTGTACTTGTTCAGGAATCCACCCGACGCTATCGATCTCGGTCGCGCCGTCATTGGGTCCTCAAACCTTTCTGCAAGCGGTCTGCACGGGAACGTAGAGTTAAACGTCGAAAAGAAAGATAACGCTACGATCCGGTACTTGGACACCTGGTACGACGAGTTATGGGAGCAAGCCGAAGCATTCGACACAGATCACATGGCGGAGGAAATCGAAGTATCGCAGTTCGGTGACGTCGTTGGGGATGACGATGACACCGGTCCAGAGCCACCAGAAGTCGAGGGGCCGCCCGTTGCCGATGTTGAGACTATCTCCCCGTACGAGGCTACGAAGCGGTTCATCGTCGAGCAATTTGAGTACGAAGTCAGCGACGGCACGTTCCTAGAAGAGATTCGTGGCGAGTACGAAGAGCAACTCACAGCGTTCCAAGAGGATGCGTTCCACGCTGCTCGCCGCCCGCTCGATAAGTACAACGGTGTGATCCTCGCGGATAGCGTCGGCCTCGGGAAATCCTACATCGGCGCGCCACTCGTCCAAGAGTACACCACATCGCTTGATGAGGTCCTGATTATCGCGCCGAATCGGCTTCGATCCATGTGGATGGACGACCTGTTAGACGAGCAGGATGGCGAATTCCCAACGAATGCGGAGAAGATGTTCCTCAGCTTCACGGGCCTGTCACGCTTGAACGAGCAAGAGATACAGCGCCTGCAGAACGTGGACCTCGTGTTGATTGACGAGGCACACAACATGCGAAATACCGGGACACAACGGTATGCGAAACTGCAGTCCATTGGTCGTCGGGGAAAGAAGTTCGTGATGCTAACCGCGACACCGATTCAGAACTCTGTCCGCGACGTCGAGAACGTCGTGAAGATCTTCGCCGACGATGACGACTTCGACTTGGAGCTTCACGGTCGCACGCCCTCGGATGTGTTCCGGGATTATGACAAGCTCAGCAGTGAGGAAGAACTTTCCGCACACGAGCGGTCCCAACTCGACCAGTTGGAGGAGAGTATTGAATCCATCCTTCGTGAGGTCGTGATTTCCCGTGACCGTCGGTACATCCTTGACCAGTACGACAACATCACGATTGGCGGTGAGCAAATCAAGGTTCCCGACCGCGTTCCACGGTTGGTTACGCCAGATGACCCACGGCTGGACGAGCTTTACGCAGAAATCATTGAAACGATTCTCGGGCCGGAAGACGACGGGGACGGTGGGCTCAACATCCCGTACGTGAGCGCCGACCGATACGACGCCGACGGCGACGAAGAAGAGGAACTCATCGTGGAGTATCAGAACGCAAGTGTGCTAATGCTGATTAACTTGCTGAAGAGGCTGGAAAGCAGCTTCGCCGCGTTCGAGGATTCTATCGACCGGCTCATCCAGAGAGAACGCATCACGCAGCAAATTGCTCGCGGAGAATTGACCGATGCTCACACCCGCGAGCAAGCGGTTGACCAGATCCGCGCGACGTTCTCGGATGACTTCGCAAAGGATATCAACTTCGATGAAATCACGGACGCTATCGATCGGGTGAGCGAATCCAAGCGTCAGCAAATCATCGAGGATATCGACGAGGACCTAACCGCGCTCACTGAACTTCGGGAAAAAGCCCAAACAGTTCTGCAGACGGAGACTGGGAGCGGTGGGCTTCGTGACGCAAAGGTAGACCGCTTGCAGTCTATCCTGCAGCGCGAGTTAGAGTCCGAGAAGGTTCTCATCTTCAGCCAGTACGTCCCGACTGTCCACCACATCTTTGAGGAATTGACGGGCGAGAATCCTGACAGTACGCAGATAGCGACCGTGGACGGTCGCACAGTTGCGTACGTCCATGGTGGTGGGCACTTCGATGAACGCCTCGTAGAACGGTTTGCACCGCATGCACAGGATGCTAACGTGACGCCTGATGAGGAAGTGGATATCCTCATCTCAACGGACGTGCTCGGCGTCGGGCAGAACCTGCAGGATTCTCGGGTGCTGGTGAACTACGACTTACACTGGAACCCGATGAAGATGGAGCAACGCATCGGGCGGATCGACCGCATCACTACCCAACACGACGAACTGCTCATCTACAATTTTGTTCCGACAGGGAATCTCAAAGACCAGTTGGGTCTGATGGAGCGGATTCAGGAGAAGATTCAGGCGATTGCACGCACCTTCGGGCACGCTGCGCCAATACTGGATACCGCGGAAGAACAGGTGCATAAGACGATTATGACGTATGAACGATTGGATGAGGCCGGAGCGAACTTCGGTGACGATCGGTTGGAAGGCATTGGATCAAAATACGATGATCTGCGGAAAACCGCCCGAGCGTTCTGTAACGAGCATGGCATCGACATTACTGATTTACAGGAGACACTTGATGCGGTCCAACACCGTAACGAGCCGCAATTCTTCGTGGTGCCGGAGACGAATGAGACGGGTATCGTCACGTTGGTCCTTATAGCGTACAATTCCGGGCGTGAGGAGTGGCAAACCACGATTTTCGATGAGGACAACCTACAGCGCGATAAGGTCGCCGGACAAATGATCTTCGCAGAGTTCCCGCGTCGCACGACAGATGAAATTGAGATTTTCACGACGATCGCGTCTGCCGACCCGACGCGATACAACCTGTCTGAAGATGCCTACGACGTGCTGACGTCATTCGCCGAAGATTTGAGTTCACCGAGTACTTGGGAGGATGATATCCTTCAACGGGAGGCTGCCGAAAGTCGGACGATTACACGGGTGAAGAAACTCTGCCAGTCGGTGTTGAACACGGACCGTGAGCTGGGTGTAGAAGATGAGGCAGCAGAGATCATCGAAATGATTTCCGAACACGAGATGAGTGACTGGGCAGAGCAGCAAATTGAGACAATTCACAGACGGAGACGTAGGTATGGTCGTGTAGGGACAATTGAGCGACTCCACCATAAACTCACGTCGGAAATTGAGCTCGTTGAACCTGAACGGATTACAGACGTAGATGTCGCCTTGACTGGTAAGATGGGTATGGATAACCCAGACAATGACATAGATCACTCCTAA
- a CDS encoding DUF6516 family protein, with the protein MSEDVTVVRDEIEAYADGTVARVRILAVPESEKFPDGIKYAFHYGDAGADDPIIRFDNHHGVHELHLGSRVVEADYPGLQTLYRAWRAALPFDKRTDW; encoded by the coding sequence ATGAGCGAGGACGTTACTGTCGTTCGCGATGAGATCGAAGCTTATGCGGATGGCACCGTTGCTCGCGTCCGCATACTCGCGGTCCCTGAGTCGGAGAAGTTCCCGGACGGCATCAAATATGCCTTCCACTACGGCGACGCCGGTGCAGACGACCCGATTATCCGGTTCGACAACCACCACGGTGTCCACGAACTGCACCTCGGCTCACGGGTAGTCGAAGCTGACTACCCGGGATTACAGACACTGTATCGTGCTTGGCGCGCGGCGCTTCCGTTCGACAAGCGAACCGATTGGTGA
- a CDS encoding site-specific integrase codes for MNSQQETINWSQKSLDELREFWYAEIETALRRAGHDLESRPTYQDLVDAGFSGIAYTLREHHDMTLTDFLRSVGYDGPGSEDSYQWGIGDETTIDALEAFLRRAERKRASSTADSKRYRLATYVRLYEAVHEMAAIVDRVMDVDNEYDELRRVEAVLNELDDDLKSNESKLRYLSDIRQFYDHLETRHGAPFNPTDNVDHTEIWTQRLDGEKDNPALSSAQVGTLYTTADGPEEQLLVLALCAWGLRRSEVAGLHVSQLVLDGDDPHIAFDDRKNGPGTVALIYGVPELTDRLDALGSGDREWNGYLFPSTESSSGHVTGETIQARFKRLAQRAEVRVRGEWPTSKTGRRFWYTTYNQAMSDLLDNLDVIAGEQGSSDPSVVLKNYLSEAERRKYRREFMRERLAEAFEG; via the coding sequence ATGAATAGCCAGCAGGAAACGATCAACTGGTCGCAGAAGAGCCTCGACGAACTCCGTGAGTTCTGGTACGCCGAAATCGAAACGGCGCTGCGACGTGCCGGCCACGATCTCGAATCCCGGCCGACCTACCAGGACCTCGTCGACGCCGGCTTTTCGGGCATCGCCTACACGCTGCGCGAGCACCACGACATGACGCTGACCGACTTTCTCAGGTCGGTCGGCTACGACGGCCCCGGTTCTGAGGACTCGTACCAGTGGGGTATCGGCGACGAAACGACCATCGACGCGCTCGAGGCGTTCTTGCGACGGGCCGAACGCAAGCGTGCCTCGTCGACGGCCGACTCGAAACGATATCGGCTCGCAACCTACGTGCGGCTGTACGAGGCGGTCCACGAGATGGCGGCGATCGTCGACCGAGTGATGGACGTCGACAACGAGTACGATGAACTCCGACGTGTCGAGGCCGTTCTGAACGAACTCGACGATGACCTCAAAAGCAACGAGTCGAAGCTCCGATATCTAAGCGACATTCGGCAGTTCTACGACCACCTTGAGACACGCCACGGCGCACCGTTCAACCCAACAGACAACGTCGACCACACCGAGATCTGGACCCAGCGACTCGACGGCGAGAAAGACAATCCCGCACTCTCGAGCGCGCAGGTGGGAACGCTATACACCACCGCCGACGGCCCCGAGGAACAACTCCTCGTGCTCGCGCTGTGCGCGTGGGGACTTCGCCGCAGCGAGGTCGCGGGGTTGCACGTCTCACAGCTCGTTCTTGACGGCGACGACCCGCATATCGCGTTTGACGACCGAAAGAACGGGCCGGGGACGGTCGCGCTGATCTACGGCGTTCCCGAGCTCACCGACCGACTCGACGCGCTCGGCAGCGGCGATCGGGAGTGGAACGGCTATCTGTTTCCCTCAACCGAGTCCTCGAGCGGCCACGTAACCGGCGAGACGATACAGGCCCGGTTCAAGCGACTGGCACAGCGAGCAGAGGTTCGCGTTCGCGGCGAGTGGCCGACCTCCAAAACAGGCCGGCGGTTCTGGTATACGACCTACAATCAAGCCATGAGCGACCTGCTGGACAATCTCGACGTGATTGCCGGCGAACAGGGGAGTAGCGATCCGTCGGTGGTACTGAAAAACTACCTCTCGGAAGCGGAACGGCGGAAGTATCGGCGCGAGTTCATGCGGGAACGGCTTGCTGAGGCATTTGAGGGGTAA
- a CDS encoding Eco57I restriction-modification methylase domain-containing protein, with protein sequence MSTVRPERLSDITTGFDVLDYLLDESGLNYGEFVTIPDGLRRNQGTNDWYEAHLVDLDGEGVIRYIELSQGGDSPSFSDVKKHLKRYGTPIDELFVVVAYREEDDGPLTSPVSNELTFLYIDEQFSSEDVELTFDLKYFTVNLTDIEPIYLDFLDTLYVTSRQDRDSLLSNVEDTFSIREVTNTFYEQFGEIFRDDLQKSITGLPDPGENLNAYTRLVVNRVLFLLFVEEKGWLNGDTDYIENKYEVARDDPDMHVYHDFFEPLFFNALCDATHQSYDFLGRIPYFNGGLFEEKSIEEDVTVEPAFFDALLNPTETEDGDPKGFLRQYKFSLSESNPSEQELIVDPEFIGRIFEMFMQEAEREEKGTFYTPKPITEYMAKNALKQFLLEDYADHEDAVIELVGNHRAPTDLSEDIVHGMREKVRDVQVVDPAVGSGAFIIAMSEELVAIVEALTDALDDDIDRFELKQDFIRDSLYGVDIDSGGIELCKFRVWLYLIQDLHISIDEFLEQNDRYALPNLGLKFFVGNSLVGDYEPTELRDTLREGDYQGSLTGDYGEDDLIDRISTLRKEYVGAHNDEKQEIHDELQRLTDELDKKISWDSSDHWMSEAVGELDTDEEAFKWSINIPEVLLEGGFDIVIGNPPYKGGTNPDYVTALSDFYEEHRDEYVKPVRKMVYDRYQKFIYRGEELVRDGGVFSYIVNSTFRTIATKTSTRNLLQSNRLQEILLTNIDTFDAAVNAAIFSLQHEDARDRNYQMRYVNGLESPITSYRNLIHFPNLPDNGDNEVRKLTDNEDLHAYQVPINMYRNSIRGSFFEPDEVKQKVYRDYIDPANDLIGEWKEELYDVDRQRDNLDEIREQHINQLEPGDVTLLGLVTWGGEGLKTNNNKEHIAYIDGTDSAERVKDRNEDFQYVEQNENAYNFINRVITDEHTIDPLELSEEERFNGIDTDERDNRTWVPIEKGASTSDVYYKPTEQYIDWSKESLEKISNRRGGRIRDPSYYFRSAVFASRGGAGKYKTKARYINNAVVDSSGVVLISTTDRLPPKYLLGILNSEVTKYVLYHFINGTLNVQAADMRVIPVPVPTEEQLDDIIESIDEAIALQKGETDRSLDEVQAEIDEKIADLYGLDVEYIPRWY encoded by the coding sequence ATGTCCACGGTACGTCCGGAACGACTTTCTGACATAACGACGGGATTCGACGTCTTGGATTACCTTCTCGACGAAAGCGGATTGAACTACGGTGAGTTCGTGACGATCCCGGATGGCCTCCGCCGGAACCAAGGAACGAATGACTGGTATGAAGCGCACCTCGTTGATTTGGATGGAGAGGGGGTCATCCGGTACATTGAGCTTAGTCAGGGCGGTGACTCTCCCTCTTTCAGCGATGTCAAAAAACATCTCAAGCGATACGGAACCCCGATTGACGAGTTGTTCGTCGTTGTAGCGTACCGAGAAGAAGATGACGGGCCGCTTACCAGCCCGGTTTCTAACGAACTTACCTTCCTCTACATTGACGAGCAGTTTTCCTCCGAAGATGTCGAACTCACCTTTGACCTGAAGTACTTTACTGTTAACCTCACTGACATTGAACCAATCTACCTCGACTTTCTCGACACTCTCTACGTCACCAGTAGGCAAGACCGGGACTCCCTACTCAGTAACGTTGAAGACACGTTCTCCATCCGGGAGGTCACGAACACCTTCTACGAGCAGTTTGGTGAGATTTTCCGCGACGATCTGCAGAAGTCTATCACTGGGCTTCCGGATCCGGGCGAGAACCTAAATGCGTACACGCGTTTAGTAGTCAACCGTGTCCTGTTCTTGCTTTTCGTTGAGGAGAAAGGCTGGCTGAACGGCGATACAGACTACATCGAGAACAAGTACGAAGTCGCCCGGGACGACCCCGATATGCATGTCTACCATGACTTCTTCGAGCCGTTGTTCTTCAACGCGCTGTGTGACGCTACACATCAGTCCTACGACTTCCTTGGTCGTATTCCGTACTTCAACGGTGGGCTCTTTGAAGAGAAATCGATCGAGGAAGACGTTACTGTCGAACCCGCGTTCTTCGACGCGCTGCTCAACCCGACGGAAACGGAAGACGGTGACCCGAAAGGATTCCTCCGACAGTACAAGTTCTCGCTCAGCGAGTCCAATCCAAGCGAACAGGAGTTGATTGTTGACCCCGAGTTCATCGGGCGTATCTTCGAGATGTTCATGCAGGAGGCTGAGCGCGAGGAAAAAGGGACGTTCTACACCCCGAAACCAATCACCGAGTATATGGCGAAGAACGCGCTCAAGCAGTTCCTCCTGGAGGACTACGCCGACCATGAAGACGCGGTGATCGAGTTAGTCGGGAACCACCGTGCACCAACCGATCTGTCCGAAGACATTGTTCATGGGATGCGTGAGAAGGTTAGGGACGTCCAAGTGGTTGACCCGGCCGTCGGGAGTGGCGCGTTCATCATCGCCATGAGTGAGGAACTGGTCGCCATCGTTGAAGCCCTGACAGACGCGTTAGACGACGACATCGACCGCTTCGAACTCAAGCAAGATTTCATCCGCGACTCGCTATACGGCGTCGATATCGACAGTGGTGGGATTGAACTCTGCAAGTTCCGCGTCTGGTTGTACCTCATTCAAGACCTCCACATCTCCATCGACGAATTTCTCGAACAGAACGACCGGTACGCGCTTCCGAACCTTGGTCTCAAGTTCTTCGTCGGGAACAGTCTCGTCGGTGACTACGAACCGACCGAGCTACGCGATACGCTCCGCGAAGGCGACTACCAGGGTAGCCTGACCGGTGACTACGGCGAAGATGACCTTATTGACCGTATCTCCACGCTGCGGAAAGAGTACGTCGGTGCGCATAACGATGAGAAACAGGAGATACATGACGAATTACAGCGCTTGACGGACGAGCTCGATAAGAAGATTAGTTGGGACTCATCCGATCACTGGATGTCGGAAGCCGTTGGTGAGCTCGACACGGACGAGGAGGCATTCAAGTGGAGTATCAACATTCCGGAAGTCCTTCTGGAAGGCGGGTTCGATATCGTCATCGGTAACCCCCCATACAAGGGCGGAACGAATCCAGACTACGTGACCGCACTCAGCGACTTCTACGAGGAACACCGCGACGAGTACGTGAAGCCGGTGCGGAAGATGGTGTACGACCGCTACCAGAAGTTCATCTACCGCGGTGAGGAACTCGTCCGTGACGGCGGTGTCTTCTCGTACATCGTTAATTCGACATTCCGCACGATCGCTACGAAAACCTCTACACGGAACCTGCTCCAGTCGAACCGGCTACAGGAAATCCTTCTCACGAACATCGATACGTTCGACGCTGCGGTCAACGCTGCCATCTTCTCACTCCAGCACGAAGATGCGAGGGATCGAAACTACCAGATGCGGTACGTCAACGGGCTGGAATCCCCCATCACGAGTTACCGAAACCTCATCCACTTCCCCAACCTGCCGGACAACGGCGACAACGAAGTCCGGAAGCTCACGGACAACGAAGACCTGCACGCGTATCAGGTCCCCATCAATATGTACCGGAACAGCATCCGAGGGAGCTTCTTCGAACCGGACGAGGTCAAACAGAAGGTCTACCGGGACTATATCGACCCAGCGAACGACCTTATCGGCGAGTGGAAAGAGGAGCTGTACGACGTGGATCGGCAGCGTGACAACTTGGATGAGATCCGCGAGCAACACATCAACCAACTTGAACCGGGTGATGTTACACTTCTCGGCTTGGTTACATGGGGCGGCGAAGGGCTGAAAACAAACAACAACAAGGAGCACATCGCGTACATCGACGGGACTGACAGCGCAGAACGCGTTAAAGACCGGAACGAGGACTTCCAATACGTCGAGCAGAACGAAAACGCGTACAACTTCATTAACCGCGTCATTACGGATGAACACACAATCGACCCATTGGAACTATCCGAAGAAGAACGATTCAACGGGATCGATACCGACGAACGTGATAATCGGACGTGGGTTCCGATAGAGAAGGGCGCGTCCACATCAGACGTGTACTACAAGCCGACCGAGCAGTACATCGACTGGAGCAAGGAGAGCCTGGAGAAAATCAGTAACCGGCGCGGTGGCCGCATTCGTGACCCGAGTTACTACTTCCGCTCGGCTGTCTTCGCATCACGCGGTGGTGCAGGGAAGTACAAGACTAAGGCTCGCTATATCAACAACGCCGTTGTGGACTCCAGCGGTGTCGTACTCATCTCCACGACAGATCGACTCCCACCGAAGTACCTGCTCGGCATCCTCAACTCGGAGGTCACCAAGTACGTCCTGTACCACTTCATCAACGGGACACTGAACGTGCAGGCTGCGGACATGCGCGTCATCCCGGTACCGGTTCCAACCGAGGAACAATTGGACGACATCATCGAGAGCATCGATGAAGCCATCGCGCTGCAGAAAGGCGAGACCGATCGGTCACTTGATGAGGTTCAGGCTGAAATCGACGAGAAAATCGCTGACCTCTACGGCCTTGACGTTGAGTACATCCCGCGCTGGTACTGA